The following proteins are co-located in the Sulfitobacter guttiformis genome:
- a CDS encoding sensor histidine kinase gives MRSCFLDSGRDVTQDKDNAQALTSSEDEAALREQFVAIILSHDLRNPLAAIGSTVRITARESYNEKVAEMFASIGGSAERIAKLIDATMDFARAPLGDGIHVDLDLHDDLEARFERVIDKIRLTHPGRKIEFLYTFDGNVKCDPIRPEELLSNLLANAVTHGSKSQPIFVRSEKSDGQFVLSVTNSGKPIPIDKIPNLFEPFSRSEGFGSLQGLGLDLYITSQIAKAHGGVVEAISSKSATIFRFEIPVLPQD, from the coding sequence TTGCGCTCCTGTTTCCTGGACAGTGGGCGTGATGTCACTCAAGACAAGGACAACGCGCAGGCGCTGACATCGAGCGAAGACGAGGCGGCCTTGAGAGAGCAGTTCGTCGCCATTATTCTCAGCCATGATCTTCGCAATCCTTTGGCGGCTATTGGCTCGACCGTGCGCATCACCGCACGGGAATCTTATAACGAAAAGGTTGCTGAGATGTTTGCATCTATAGGGGGAAGCGCGGAACGCATCGCTAAGCTCATTGATGCGACGATGGACTTTGCCCGCGCCCCACTGGGGGATGGCATCCACGTCGATCTCGATCTGCATGACGACCTTGAGGCGCGATTTGAACGTGTCATCGACAAAATCCGGCTTACTCATCCCGGTCGAAAGATTGAGTTTCTTTACACCTTTGACGGTAATGTTAAATGCGACCCCATACGCCCCGAGGAGCTGCTGTCCAATCTGCTGGCCAATGCGGTGACACACGGATCAAAAAGCCAACCGATCTTCGTGAGGTCTGAGAAGTCTGACGGGCAGTTTGTCCTGTCGGTGACCAATTCCGGCAAACCCATCCCGATAGATAAAATCCCCAACTTATTCGAGCCGTTTTCACGGTCTGAGGGGTTTGGCTCACTGCAAGGCCTCGGACTGGACCTCTATATCACATCGCAAATTGCGAAGGCGCATGGCGGAGTTGTCGAGGCTATATCCAGCAAGTCAGCAACGATATTTCGTTTCGAAATTCCGGTGCTGCCTCAGGACTAA
- a CDS encoding SLC13 family permease, with the protein MRLWRRPRTKAVNLTTPQILIFSILIAMMALFLWGRFRHDVVALAALLVCVISGLIPSGAAFAGFGHPAVITVACVLVLSQGLRTTGAVDWLARSILPRDGGRITTLLALIGLGAALSGFMNNVGAMALLMPIAVQLSDRLDLMPGQILMPLAFGTILGGMTTLVGTPPNLIVSGFREEAGLGQFAMFDFAPVGIAVATLGVLFVSLIGWRLVPARKSAAGASFDTGTYLTEVRVPTKGKAVGMTMRGFEDEIKDSGAQIVGLVRNEVRITAPHGSRQIHAGDVLVLQADVDALAEALSVFGIELEAQKTASDSKDDKADDASEKTSKAAKAETAIKKAGKIEDADESDERDEDIILRELAILPGATIVGRSAIDLRLRTRYGLNLLAVSREGRQPQARLRKLKLKSGDLLLMQGPAEMMAEFINDTGCVPLGERELRIPDKRMAIVAGAIMLGAIGIVTLGLLPAPVGFALGVLASMLLRTVPLRKIYTTIDWPIIVLLAALIPVAGAMQSTGAADLLARFLVGTIAQGNPIAALAVVLITTMFLSDVMNNAATAAILCPIALGIAATLGVNPDSFLMAVAIGASCAFLTPIGHQNNTLILGPGGFRFGDYWRLGLLVEVIVVAVSMPLLLIFWPL; encoded by the coding sequence ATGCGTCTTTGGCGAAGACCCCGCACGAAAGCTGTTAACCTGACCACCCCGCAAATCCTGATCTTTTCCATTCTCATTGCCATGATGGCGCTGTTCCTGTGGGGGCGGTTTCGCCATGACGTCGTCGCGTTAGCGGCTCTTTTGGTCTGCGTCATCTCAGGGTTGATTCCGTCAGGAGCAGCCTTCGCAGGCTTCGGACATCCGGCAGTGATTACGGTGGCCTGTGTGCTGGTGCTCAGTCAGGGGCTGCGCACCACCGGTGCCGTGGATTGGCTGGCGCGCAGCATCCTGCCGCGCGATGGCGGACGGATCACAACCCTGTTGGCGCTGATCGGGCTGGGTGCTGCTCTGTCGGGCTTCATGAACAACGTGGGCGCTATGGCGCTTTTGATGCCAATCGCAGTGCAGCTGTCGGACCGGCTGGATCTGATGCCCGGACAGATCCTGATGCCGCTCGCCTTCGGCACGATTTTGGGTGGCATGACTACGCTGGTGGGCACGCCACCCAACCTGATCGTTTCGGGCTTCAGGGAAGAGGCGGGGCTTGGTCAATTCGCCATGTTCGACTTTGCCCCTGTGGGAATCGCTGTTGCAACCTTGGGCGTTCTCTTTGTGTCACTCATCGGCTGGCGCTTGGTGCCCGCGCGCAAATCTGCCGCTGGCGCCAGTTTTGACACTGGCACCTATCTGACCGAGGTGCGCGTTCCTACAAAAGGCAAGGCTGTCGGGATGACAATGCGGGGCTTCGAGGACGAGATCAAGGACAGTGGCGCACAGATTGTCGGTCTGGTGCGCAATGAGGTGCGCATAACCGCGCCGCATGGTTCGCGCCAAATCCACGCGGGTGATGTTTTGGTGCTGCAAGCCGATGTAGACGCACTCGCCGAGGCGCTGTCAGTGTTCGGCATCGAGCTTGAGGCGCAGAAAACTGCCTCGGATAGTAAAGACGACAAGGCAGACGATGCGTCCGAAAAGACATCGAAAGCGGCAAAGGCGGAAACCGCAATCAAAAAGGCTGGCAAGATCGAGGATGCCGATGAGAGTGATGAGCGTGACGAGGATATCATCCTACGAGAGCTTGCCATTCTGCCAGGTGCTACCATTGTCGGACGTTCTGCGATCGATCTGCGGTTACGCACGCGCTATGGGCTCAATCTGCTTGCCGTGTCGCGCGAAGGACGCCAGCCACAGGCGCGGCTTCGCAAGCTAAAGCTGAAGTCCGGCGACCTGCTGCTGATGCAGGGTCCGGCAGAGATGATGGCCGAATTCATCAACGATACGGGTTGCGTGCCGCTGGGTGAGCGTGAGTTGCGCATCCCCGACAAACGTATGGCGATAGTTGCAGGCGCGATCATGCTGGGTGCGATCGGCATTGTAACGTTGGGCCTGCTGCCGGCCCCTGTGGGCTTTGCTCTTGGGGTGCTGGCCTCGATGCTGTTGCGCACGGTCCCTCTGCGAAAAATCTATACAACGATTGATTGGCCCATCATCGTTCTGCTGGCTGCGTTGATCCCGGTTGCGGGCGCTATGCAGTCGACTGGCGCCGCCGATCTGCTGGCGCGGTTTCTGGTCGGGACCATTGCGCAAGGTAACCCCATCGCCGCGTTGGCAGTGGTCTTGATCACCACAATGTTCCTGTCGGACGTGATGAACAATGCCGCCACTGCGGCCATCCTCTGCCCCATCGCCCTGGGCATTGCCGCCACTCTTGGCGTCAATCCGGACAGCTTCTTGATGGCAGTAGCGATTGGCGCATCATGCGCTTTTCTTACGCCTATCGGACATCAGAACAACACGCTGATCCTTGGCCCCGGCGGCTTCCGGTTCGGTGATTACTGGCGGCTGGGACTTCTGGTCGAGGTTATCGTGGTCGCCGTCAGTATGCCCCTGTTATTAATCTTCTGGCCGCTCTGA
- a CDS encoding DUF2254 domain-containing protein: MAASFSITRVTALWGRLNSSFWFVPAAMALSAIALSFVLIEVDGLLDVAQSDRPGALFTFGPEGARATLSVIASSMITVASLIFSITMLSLQLASSQFGPRTLGNFMRDRSNQIVLGTFIATFLYCLFVLRSVRGTEGASFSSFVPHLAVAFGVLMAAASVAVLLYFIHHIATSIRVETLLEKLAVEGCAAVDQVFPERLGQGPADKAAGQTLTYEFEDDSRQIAADSDGYVQSIGSDVLMRLASENDLVLSIAARPGVFVTQGTCVITAYPKARVSDEIDEDLRGAVVIGRDRTSYQDLEFAIRRIVELAQRSLSPGINDPTTALYCIDRLGQVFGRLADREIPSPMRLDEGGQLRVLTEVFDLGDVTCRSFAAIARYGMTDTDVVAQLAETLAKLEKSFPLAASVAVSELLEQVMHESGGATVPAFDRKTLLDLQENSGKKP; encoded by the coding sequence ATGGCGGCCTCATTTTCGATAACCCGCGTCACAGCGCTCTGGGGACGGCTCAACTCCAGCTTCTGGTTTGTGCCCGCAGCCATGGCCTTGTCGGCTATCGCTCTTTCTTTTGTGCTCATCGAGGTCGATGGTCTGCTGGATGTGGCCCAGTCGGACAGGCCAGGCGCTCTCTTCACCTTCGGGCCCGAAGGGGCCCGTGCGACGCTGTCGGTGATCGCGAGTTCGATGATCACGGTGGCCAGCCTGATCTTTTCGATCACGATGCTGTCGTTGCAGCTTGCCTCCTCGCAGTTCGGTCCGCGAACGCTTGGCAACTTCATGCGGGATCGCAGCAACCAGATCGTACTGGGAACGTTCATCGCGACCTTTCTATATTGCCTGTTCGTGCTGAGGTCGGTGCGGGGCACGGAGGGAGCCAGCTTCTCCAGCTTCGTCCCCCATCTGGCGGTTGCGTTTGGTGTGTTGATGGCCGCAGCAAGTGTCGCTGTCCTGCTCTACTTTATCCATCATATCGCAACGTCGATCCGGGTCGAAACACTGCTGGAAAAGCTAGCAGTCGAGGGCTGCGCCGCCGTCGATCAGGTCTTTCCCGAGCGACTTGGCCAAGGGCCGGCAGACAAAGCGGCCGGGCAAACTCTTACTTACGAATTCGAGGATGACAGCAGGCAAATCGCTGCCGATTCAGATGGATACGTCCAGAGTATCGGCAGTGACGTGCTGATGCGGCTCGCCTCTGAGAATGATCTTGTTCTGTCGATTGCAGCACGCCCCGGCGTGTTCGTCACACAAGGCACGTGCGTGATTACAGCCTATCCGAAGGCAAGGGTCTCTGACGAAATTGACGAGGATCTGCGCGGTGCGGTCGTCATTGGACGGGATCGGACATCCTATCAGGATCTGGAGTTCGCCATCCGCCGCATCGTGGAACTGGCGCAACGCTCCCTTTCACCCGGCATCAACGACCCTACCACCGCGCTTTACTGTATCGACCGGCTGGGACAAGTTTTTGGCCGATTGGCCGACAGGGAAATTCCTTCCCCAATGCGGCTCGACGAGGGCGGCCAGTTGCGCGTCTTGACCGAAGTCTTTGATCTTGGAGATGTCACCTGCCGGTCCTTCGCGGCGATCGCACGATACGGGATGACCGACACAGATGTCGTCGCCCAGCTTGCTGAAACGCTCGCGAAGTTGGAAAAGTCCTTTCCGCTGGCCGCCAGTGTCGCCGTGTCCGAGTTGCTTGAACAGGTGATGCATGAAAGCGGGGGGGCGACAGTTCCTGCTTTTGACCGCAAAACTCTTTTGGATTTACAGGAGAACAGCGGGAAGAAGCCCTGA
- a CDS encoding extracellular catalytic domain type 1 short-chain-length polyhydroxyalkanoate depolymerase: MSKFFNTSNRLSALGNFGTDPGSLSADIYIPKNFPKNGPLVVVLHGSTQSAESYDLGSGWSTLADECGIALLFPGQRLANSLIGSFNWFETGDSQRDGGEPLSIRHMIKQVVDDHDIDPARIFITGMSSGGAMTSVMLATYPEVFAGGAIIAGLPYGTANNMMEAIIRMHGFGSPSDKQLDALVRGASEFSGPWPTISVWHGGIDETVDNINANSIVGQWQKIHKVEGPPTRVETVDDYPREVWCDAGGRVVIEQYIIGDMGHGTPISADGDEGLGEAGKYMLEVGISSTRHIADFWGLTGTREANGAKPKTAA, encoded by the coding sequence ATGTCAAAGTTTTTCAATACCAGTAATCGTCTCTCCGCGCTTGGAAATTTCGGAACCGACCCCGGCTCGCTGAGCGCGGACATTTATATTCCGAAGAACTTCCCGAAGAACGGCCCGCTTGTCGTCGTGCTGCATGGCAGTACCCAGTCGGCGGAAAGCTATGATCTCGGATCAGGCTGGTCCACTCTCGCCGACGAGTGCGGCATAGCGCTCCTGTTCCCGGGGCAAAGACTGGCCAACAGCCTCATCGGGAGCTTCAACTGGTTCGAGACCGGCGACAGCCAACGTGACGGTGGCGAGCCGCTGTCTATTCGTCATATGATAAAACAGGTCGTTGACGATCACGACATCGACCCCGCGCGCATCTTCATCACAGGGATGTCCTCGGGTGGTGCCATGACATCCGTGATGCTGGCGACCTATCCAGAAGTGTTCGCGGGAGGGGCGATCATCGCAGGTCTTCCGTATGGGACCGCAAACAACATGATGGAGGCGATCATTCGCATGCATGGCTTCGGCAGCCCGTCGGACAAACAGCTAGACGCACTTGTGCGCGGAGCCTCGGAATTCTCTGGCCCATGGCCGACGATCTCGGTCTGGCATGGTGGCATCGATGAAACCGTGGACAATATCAACGCCAATTCGATCGTCGGTCAGTGGCAGAAGATCCACAAGGTCGAGGGCCCGCCGACACGCGTCGAAACAGTCGACGACTACCCTCGCGAAGTCTGGTGCGACGCAGGCGGGCGGGTAGTGATCGAGCAATACATCATCGGGGACATGGGGCACGGCACGCCGATCAGTGCTGACGGCGACGAGGGCTTGGGGGAAGCAGGCAAATATATGCTGGAAGTCGGCATTTCCTCGACCCGCCACATCGCGGATTTCTGGGGTCTGACGGGCACCCGCGAAGCGAACGGCGCAAAGCCGAAAACTGCAGCGTAG
- a CDS encoding DUF5765 domain-containing protein, whose translation MCWSGEASAVLAAVGIGTTVYAAYKKEPAPLWMALGYFSSMELLQAFTYSVIDQCSLPSNQIATLLSYLHIVFQPFFINMLAMYFIPHSVRAKIQWPVYAVCFVSAIIMLLQLYPFEWAGSCPLGEVMCAERMCSVSGDWHIAWEVPTNGMLNFITVDTWASFLTAYPSYFVAAFLMPLLYGSWRITVYHFLIGPRLAMLLTNNPNEVAAIWCLLSIGILLLVVKTPIRQFMFVKSWWLWPKQNV comes from the coding sequence ATGTGCTGGAGCGGTGAAGCGTCGGCTGTATTGGCCGCTGTAGGTATAGGTACAACTGTTTACGCAGCATACAAAAAGGAACCGGCACCGTTATGGATGGCCTTGGGCTATTTCTCGTCTATGGAGCTTTTGCAAGCCTTTACCTACTCGGTCATTGATCAATGTTCACTGCCCTCAAATCAAATCGCCACCCTGCTGAGCTATCTGCACATCGTGTTCCAGCCCTTCTTTATCAATATGTTGGCTATGTATTTTATACCGCATTCCGTGCGCGCGAAAATTCAGTGGCCGGTTTATGCAGTCTGTTTTGTTTCAGCCATCATCATGCTTCTGCAGCTTTATCCGTTCGAATGGGCGGGGTCATGTCCACTGGGAGAAGTCATGTGTGCTGAGCGAATGTGCTCAGTGTCCGGAGACTGGCATATCGCCTGGGAAGTGCCGACAAACGGTATGCTGAACTTCATAACTGTCGATACGTGGGCATCCTTCCTGACCGCGTATCCCAGTTATTTCGTCGCTGCCTTTTTGATGCCCCTTCTCTACGGGTCCTGGCGGATAACGGTGTACCACTTCCTGATTGGCCCACGCTTGGCGATGTTGCTGACAAACAACCCTAATGAAGTGGCCGCGATATGGTGCCTGCTGTCAATTGGCATCCTCCTGCTTGTTGTCAAAACACCGATAAGGCAGTTCATGTTTGTGAAGTCCTGGTGGCTCTGGCCAAAACAGAACGTCTGA
- a CDS encoding YihY/virulence factor BrkB family protein, producing the protein MIDDGDEATLANISAVGWKDVAFRVKDQVAKDRVGLLAAGVAFYGILALFPAITAIIAISGILIEPSRIVAQLNSFSALMPEEVITIITKQATAVAGARQGGLGFTAILGLLIALYSASKGTASLMQGLNVAYDEEDSRGFFKRMLVTFALTLMLIAGLICGLTATLAVPVVLGFVDMGPVVAILINATLWIGLIALTIVGLSVLYRFAPSRETPEWKWTSVGAVVGCLVWIVASASFAFFVSKFSYYNQSFGALAGVVVLLMWFWISAYIILMGAELNAELEAQARAVGADDETGPRGTAKADKPSAVADT; encoded by the coding sequence ATGATAGATGATGGCGATGAAGCAACTCTCGCCAACATATCGGCTGTTGGCTGGAAGGACGTGGCCTTTCGCGTCAAGGACCAAGTCGCAAAGGACCGCGTGGGCCTGCTTGCCGCTGGAGTGGCATTTTATGGTATCCTGGCCCTTTTCCCGGCCATCACCGCAATCATCGCCATCAGTGGCATATTGATCGAGCCGAGCCGGATCGTCGCACAACTCAACAGTTTTTCGGCGTTAATGCCAGAAGAAGTGATCACCATCATAACCAAGCAGGCCACAGCGGTCGCTGGTGCCCGCCAGGGCGGGCTGGGATTTACCGCCATCCTTGGCCTGCTAATTGCCTTATACTCAGCGTCCAAGGGCACTGCGAGCCTGATGCAGGGGCTCAATGTCGCCTATGACGAAGAAGATTCACGTGGATTCTTCAAGCGGATGCTGGTGACTTTCGCTCTGACACTAATGCTGATCGCTGGGCTGATCTGCGGGCTTACCGCGACCTTGGCTGTGCCGGTCGTTCTGGGTTTTGTGGATATGGGGCCTGTCGTCGCGATACTGATCAACGCCACACTATGGATCGGGTTGATTGCGCTGACGATTGTGGGCCTATCTGTTCTTTATCGTTTTGCACCTTCGCGCGAAACGCCGGAGTGGAAGTGGACTTCGGTCGGCGCGGTTGTAGGGTGCCTCGTCTGGATTGTGGCCTCGGCCAGCTTTGCGTTCTTTGTCAGCAAATTCAGTTACTATAACCAGAGTTTCGGCGCCTTGGCTGGCGTCGTCGTGCTGCTGATGTGGTTCTGGATTTCAGCCTATATTATCCTCATGGGAGCGGAATTGAACGCCGAGCTTGAGGCGCAGGCCCGTGCCGTCGGGGCTGACGACGAGACTGGTCCGCGTGGCACCGCAAAAGCCGACAAGCCGAGTGCGGTAGCAGACACATGA
- a CDS encoding DUF3309 family protein produces MSTLLIIIVLLLVFGGGGGYYGYNRYGSRGLGGVLGLVIVIFIVLWFLGVLV; encoded by the coding sequence ATGAGTACACTTCTGATTATCATTGTCCTGCTGTTGGTGTTCGGCGGCGGCGGCGGTTACTACGGCTACAACCGCTATGGCTCGCGTGGCCTCGGCGGCGTCCTCGGCCTTGTGATCGTTATCTTCATCGTCCTTTGGTTTTTGGGTGTGCTCGTTTAA
- a CDS encoding PRC-barrel domain-containing protein encodes MLIEASTLKGFTIAATDGNVGTMTDLLFDDESWTLRWIVVDTGNWLSERKVLLPVSVLGHPDTSARSFPVRLTMASVKESPAIDTHKPMSRQHEERMYSYYNLSPYWGNGFYMGGYGGWTAGMSETHYANSQLRQDALDAKRHEGDEPHLRSIDAVTGYNLQATDGSIGHVEGFLIDDTDWTIHFLTVDTKNWWPGKHVLISPRSAKDVSWAERLVNLDVDRKTVMDSPTYDPSVPVDAAFEARMARHYISDATHGAAS; translated from the coding sequence ATGCTAATAGAGGCTTCAACTCTCAAGGGTTTCACGATCGCAGCGACCGACGGCAACGTCGGCACCATGACGGATTTACTTTTCGATGACGAAAGCTGGACGCTCCGCTGGATCGTCGTTGATACTGGCAACTGGTTGTCCGAGCGCAAGGTGCTGCTGCCGGTTTCGGTTCTGGGTCACCCGGATACGTCTGCCCGCAGTTTTCCAGTTCGCTTGACAATGGCATCGGTCAAGGAGAGCCCTGCCATCGACACGCATAAACCCATGTCGCGGCAGCACGAAGAACGCATGTATAGCTACTATAACCTGAGCCCCTATTGGGGAAACGGCTTTTACATGGGGGGTTATGGCGGCTGGACCGCGGGCATGTCAGAGACGCATTACGCCAATTCACAGCTGCGTCAGGACGCGCTTGACGCCAAGCGGCATGAGGGCGATGAGCCCCATCTGCGCAGCATCGATGCCGTGACCGGCTATAACCTTCAGGCCACCGATGGCTCTATCGGTCATGTCGAGGGGTTTTTGATCGACGATACCGATTGGACGATCCATTTCCTGACCGTGGATACAAAGAACTGGTGGCCGGGCAAACATGTCCTGATTTCGCCACGCTCTGCCAAGGACGTGTCATGGGCAGAGCGTTTGGTCAATCTGGATGTTGATCGGAAAACTGTCATGGACAGCCCAACCTATGACCCTTCCGTTCCGGTGGACGCGGCGTTCGAGGCGCGGATGGCGCGTCACTACATCTCTGACGCCACGCATGGAGCCGCAAGTTAA
- a CDS encoding ion channel encodes MKELRRTIRLLYTGQSQRARRFRYGLIVFDAMTIVYFIATAAMPTTPVTTALNTGLGLLILLDLAARFLISENLRRELMRIYTLADLIVVLSLLLAPFVTESFAFLRVLRGLRLIHAYHLLRDLRRESLFFRRHEDAILAAVNLFVFIFVTTSFVFVMAFDDGAGIVGYIDALYFTVATLTTTGFGDITMTTPGGKLLSVFIMVVGVALFVQLARAIFQPSKIKHNCPECGLNRHEPDAIHCKHCGEPLKIETEGEPGA; translated from the coding sequence ATGAAAGAATTGCGCCGGACAATCAGGTTACTCTACACCGGACAAAGCCAGCGTGCCCGGCGGTTTCGCTATGGGCTGATCGTCTTCGATGCGATGACCATAGTCTATTTCATCGCAACAGCCGCAATGCCCACTACACCTGTCACGACCGCGCTGAATACCGGCCTGGGGTTGCTCATACTTCTTGACCTCGCTGCCCGTTTCTTGATCTCCGAAAACCTGCGCCGGGAACTGATGCGTATTTACACCCTTGCTGATCTGATCGTTGTGCTGTCGCTGCTGTTGGCACCGTTTGTCACTGAGAGTTTTGCATTCCTGCGCGTGCTGCGAGGCCTGAGGCTGATCCACGCCTATCATCTGTTGCGTGACCTTCGGCGCGAGAGCCTGTTCTTCCGCCGCCACGAAGACGCGATCCTTGCCGCGGTGAACTTGTTTGTCTTCATTTTCGTGACCACGTCGTTCGTCTTCGTAATGGCCTTTGATGATGGGGCTGGCATCGTCGGCTACATTGATGCGCTCTATTTCACGGTTGCGACGCTCACAACGACAGGCTTTGGTGATATCACCATGACGACGCCCGGAGGGAAGCTGTTGTCGGTGTTTATCATGGTTGTGGGTGTTGCACTGTTTGTGCAATTGGCACGCGCCATTTTCCAGCCCTCCAAGATCAAGCATAACTGCCCAGAATGCGGCCTGAACCGGCACGAACCGGACGCGATCCACTGCAAACATTGTGGCGAGCCATTGAAAATCGAAACGGAGGGCGAGCCTGGAGCATGA